Proteins from a genomic interval of Methanoplanus endosymbiosus:
- a CDS encoding IS66 family transposase, with translation MSNGIFKELESVITPDRIDNSPDKDIIYLLISAFEELSAKYDKLYEEHLQLRDDYNHLIGEQGRPEAAKKGKRKGGSGNKNHSTEEERSKKEKSDQNNPNKGRGKRNHKIEIHEEKIWYSDKNKLPKDAVFKGFSELIIQDIEIRPRNTKFLLEKYYSPSEGRYLLTDRPQGYGGEFGPGIKALIIECKAICGMSENAIRAFLNNHGIFIAQSTISRKLTEKNEVLDKESEDILKEGIKSSDYLQTDTTGANVNGTQYNTHIFSNHNFTAFRTSPKKDRISIVKHIMEVLEPKYLFNEFAFEHLSNLRTAKKWIKKLRENIYNSCFSEFELENSLVELFGQEGFKTLKKRVTEAGLIAYYRSQKDYPVPKILLTDDAPQYDNITEEHQLCWVHEARHYKKLKPKTAVMRKVHEDFMDRFWAFYREMRAYKDNPSPEWALKIRKDFDELFNSETEYKELNLRIEKTHRNKDFLLTFLDHPHVPLHNNDAELGARAQVRHRDISLFTRNEKGTNVVDRNLTIVKTAKKLDINPFDHIAGLIINGHRQKSLAEIIACKNQKATLDDLKIEGKNSVAAKEDLSNVPVGQHRYISSNL, from the coding sequence ATGTCAAATGGTATCTTCAAAGAATTAGAATCCGTAATAACTCCTGATCGGATAGATAATTCTCCGGATAAAGACATAATATATTTGCTCATCTCAGCCTTTGAGGAACTATCTGCAAAATACGATAAATTATATGAAGAGCATCTTCAACTCAGAGATGATTACAATCATCTAATTGGTGAACAGGGTAGGCCGGAAGCCGCAAAAAAAGGAAAAAGAAAAGGGGGTTCTGGCAATAAAAATCATTCTACTGAGGAGGAACGCTCAAAAAAAGAGAAATCAGATCAAAATAATCCAAATAAAGGCAGAGGAAAACGTAATCATAAAATCGAAATCCATGAAGAAAAGATCTGGTACTCTGACAAAAATAAACTTCCGAAAGATGCAGTTTTTAAAGGCTTTTCTGAATTAATCATACAGGACATTGAAATTCGTCCGAGAAATACAAAGTTTTTACTTGAAAAATATTATTCCCCTTCAGAAGGAAGATATCTCTTAACTGATCGACCTCAAGGATATGGTGGAGAATTTGGTCCTGGAATAAAGGCACTTATTATTGAATGCAAAGCAATTTGTGGAATGAGTGAAAATGCAATTAGAGCCTTTTTAAATAACCATGGTATCTTTATAGCCCAATCTACAATCTCAAGGAAATTAACTGAAAAGAATGAGGTTTTAGATAAAGAATCGGAAGATATACTAAAAGAAGGAATAAAGTCCTCCGATTACCTCCAGACAGATACAACTGGAGCTAATGTAAATGGCACTCAATATAATACACATATCTTTTCAAATCATAATTTCACAGCATTTAGAACTTCTCCAAAAAAGGATAGAATTAGCATAGTTAAGCACATTATGGAAGTTTTAGAACCCAAGTACCTATTCAATGAGTTTGCCTTTGAACATTTATCCAATCTTAGAACCGCAAAAAAATGGATCAAAAAACTTAGAGAAAATATTTACAACTCTTGCTTTAGTGAATTTGAATTAGAAAATAGTTTGGTTGAGTTATTTGGTCAAGAAGGATTTAAAACGCTTAAAAAGCGAGTTACTGAGGCTGGATTGATTGCTTATTACAGATCACAGAAAGATTACCCAGTTCCAAAAATTCTTCTTACAGATGATGCACCCCAATACGACAATATCACTGAAGAACACCAGTTATGTTGGGTTCATGAAGCCAGACACTATAAAAAATTAAAACCTAAAACTGCTGTAATGAGAAAAGTCCATGAAGATTTCATGGATCGGTTTTGGGCATTTTACAGAGAGATGAGAGCATATAAAGACAATCCATCTCCAGAGTGGGCATTAAAAATTAGAAAGGACTTTGATGAGTTATTTAACAGCGAGACTGAATATAAAGAGTTGAACCTAAGAATTGAGAAGACACACCGGAATAAAGACTTCTTACTCACATTCTTAGATCACCCTCACGTCCCTCTTCATAATAATGATGCTGAGCTCGGAGCACGAGCACAGGTCAGACATCGTGATATAAGCTTATTTACAAGAAATGAGAAAGGAACAAATGTTGTAGACAGAAATTTAACAATTGTTAAAACTGCTAAGAAGTTGGACATAAATCCCTTTGATCATATAGCCGGTTTGATCATAAATGGTCATAGACAAAAATCACTTGCTGAGATAATAGCATGCAAAAACCAGAAAGCAACCTTGGATGATCTTAAAATAGAGGGTAAAAATTCAGTTGCTGCAAAAGAGGACCTTTCAAATGTACCGGTAGGTCAACACAGATACATTTCATCCAACTTATAA
- a CDS encoding AAA family ATPase, translating to MIKCVKFENFTAFQELEIGLSPGINVFTGENSTGKTHILKTVYAGCEISKSRKGFAEKLTKVFLPSGEHTGRLVKRSPGSSNGFVEIQRVLNQNKNAVIRLSISNHTKSPEGAKISGAYKTWSEEPIESVYIPVKDMMANAPGFRSLYSLRDIHFEEVYADIIDRAFLGSLKGPMDAGRKKLMNILQKAIDGRVVIKNEEFFLKNKHGELEFTLVAEGLRKLVLLWLLIQNGTLTSGSVLCWDEPEANLNPRLMRTVVEILVELQRMGVQILISTHDYIILKEFDLQRIENDKIIYHSLFRDKETNEISISSTLEYEKISPNAIDDTFADIIDRDIAREMRGSLK from the coding sequence ATGATAAAATGTGTAAAATTTGAAAACTTCACCGCTTTTCAGGAGCTGGAGATTGGTCTTTCACCCGGGATTAATGTATTTACCGGCGAAAATAGCACAGGAAAAACCCACATACTAAAAACTGTATATGCTGGTTGTGAGATCTCCAAGAGCAGGAAGGGTTTTGCAGAAAAACTGACTAAAGTCTTCCTTCCCTCAGGTGAGCATACCGGACGCCTTGTGAAAAGATCACCTGGAAGTTCAAATGGTTTTGTAGAAATTCAAAGGGTACTGAATCAGAATAAAAATGCTGTAATACGCCTGAGTATCTCCAATCATACAAAAAGCCCTGAGGGTGCAAAAATTTCCGGTGCGTATAAGACATGGTCTGAGGAACCGATAGAGTCAGTATATATTCCTGTTAAAGATATGATGGCCAATGCTCCGGGATTCCGGTCATTGTACAGCCTGAGGGATATTCACTTTGAAGAAGTCTATGCAGATATCATTGACAGGGCCTTTCTTGGTTCACTTAAAGGCCCTATGGATGCCGGAAGGAAGAAGCTCATGAATATCCTTCAAAAGGCGATTGATGGCCGGGTGGTAATCAAAAATGAAGAGTTTTTCCTGAAAAATAAGCATGGCGAGCTTGAATTTACACTGGTTGCAGAGGGCCTCAGAAAACTGGTACTTCTATGGCTTCTGATACAGAACGGGACACTTACCAGTGGTTCTGTGCTCTGCTGGGATGAACCGGAGGCAAATTTAAATCCAAGGCTTATGAGGACAGTTGTTGAGATTCTTGTTGAACTTCAGAGAATGGGAGTTCAGATACTAATTTCAACCCATGATTATATCATTCTGAAAGAATTTGATCTTCAGAGAATTGAAAACGATAAGATAATCTATCATAGCCTGTTCAGGGACAAAGAGACGAATGAAATCTCCATCTCATCAACTCTGGAATATGAAAAGATCTCTCCCAATGCAATTGATGATACGTTTGCAGATATTATTGACAGGGATATTGCAAGAGAGATGCGGGGCAGTCTTAAATGA